The following nucleotide sequence is from Trichormus variabilis 0441.
GGTTTAAGTGCAGCCAATGTTTCGACAGACCAAAAGCAAGCCGCAGAAGCTCAAGGTGTATCTGTTAGCACTTACGGCGAAATGTCCAAACGGTTTAGTAGTACATCTGCGGCTTTCGCCTATCTGTTGTTTGTACTGTTGTACTTTCCCTGCGTTTCTGCGACGGCTGCACTTTACCGGGAGACTAATTTGGGGTGGACGGTATTTGCTGGATGCTGGACTACTGGTTTAGCTTACTGGGTGGCGGTTTTATATTACCAACTGGCGACATTTACACAACATCCCAGTTCTTCTATTGCTTGGGTAGTGGGATTAGCTTTTGTTATGGCGATCGCTATTTTCGGACTGAAGATGGCAGGTACTACACGTACAAGAGAAGTTATTAGTCATTAGTCATTAGTCATTAGCAAAGGATAAAACCATGATTTTAAGTGAACTACAACAATTCCTTACCCAACACAAAAAAGCCTCTCTTGCAGATATGCAACTGCATTTTCGCATGGATGGAGACGCTTTACGAGGAATGCTGAGTAAGCTAATCCGTAAAGGTCGAGTCCGCAAAATGGAGGATGGTAAAAAGTGTGGTGGATGTCACAGTTGTGAACCAGAAGCGATTGAATTTTATGAATGGGTTGTAGTGCATACCTAAAATTTTGGCTAACTTTGGAGTTATGCTCACGAATTATTCCTAACCGTTAAACCTACTCATATCTTCAGTATAAGTTCTTGTTTAATAAGATATGAGTAGATTTAGATAGATATTTTGATTCAGTTACTAACCCTTTGTGATAAGCACTTATACCAACTCTCTAACCCAGTTCCAGTTAACGCTGAAACTTGAAAAACCTGAATTTGAGGATTGACTTGCTGGGCGTATTCTATACAACGCTGAACGTCAAACTGCACATGAGGTAGTAAATCAATTTTGGTGAGAATCATCACCTCACTAGCGCGGAACATATGCGGATATTTAATTGGCTTATCTTCGCCTTCAGTCACAGAGAGAATGACAACTTTTGCCTGTTCGCCTAAATCAAATAATGCTGGACAAACTAAGTTACCAACATTCTCAATCATCACGACTGAATTCAAAGGTGGATTTAATTGTTGCAAACCCCTTTCTACCATTGCTGCATCTAAATGACAGCCTGTACCTGTGTTAATTTGTACTACTTTACAGCCTGTCTCTTTTATTTTCTTAGCATCATTAATCGTTTCTTGATCTCCCTCAATAACACTGATAGACAACTGATGTTTTAAATCATTAATAGTGCGAGTCAATAGTGTTGTTTTTCCTGAACCTGGAGAACTCATTAGATTTAAAGCAATGATGTTGCGACCTTTAAACCATCCCCGATTTTGGGCTGCTATTAAATTATTTTTTGCTAAGATATCTTGTTCTAAAGATATAGTTGTGCTGTGTACTTGAGCATGAATCTGAGATGCTTCTGAGATGGAATTATGACTGTGAGAATGCGTAACTACAGTGCCATCTGGTAAAGTGTGAGTGTGAACATGATGAGAATCATGATTGTGAGAATGGGCGATCGCTGTATCTTTAGGTGAAGTATGAGTGTGGTAATGATGCTCATCTTGGGAGCTAATTATTGCTACTTCATTTGTTTCAGTGTTGATGATTTTGACTTCAGCATCATCAGAACAACCGCAGGTTACACACATAATTTTTTTATTTACGTTTCATGGTTTGAAAAAGCGTATCAACTATCTCCTGAAAAAAAAGTTTGTTAAATGCAAACATAGCATTTAGCAAGCTAGTGAGGCACAGAGTTTTTTATTCTTAAGGAACTCTTAACAGGGAACAGTAAATAAATTAGGGTTTATCTCATGAGACCGAGAAAAGCTATAAGAACAAGATAATTAAACATTTTTAGAATGGAATAAAAGTATTGTTGATAACAAATAGAATTTACAATTAAGATAGTTTATATACCAGAATTTAGAATTAAAAAATTCATTTTCAATCTGACAATTTGTCTTTTGACGAAACAATAAAAAAAGTAATAAATAGAAATATGGGCTATATCTACAACTCATCGCCCTAAATTTTGTTTATTCACGAAAAGGTAGTTATGGGATTTTTGTCAGACCCCATTATATTGTCGCGTATACAATTTGCCGTGACTAGCGTATTTCATATGTTATGGCCTGTCTTAACCATCGGTATGGCGGGTTATTTGGTAGTAGTAGAAATTCTCTGGTTGCTCACAAAAAACCCTGATTACTACCGTCATGCACGTTTCTGGTCAAAAATCTACATTCTTAATTTTGGGTGTGGAGTCGCATCTGGAGTTGCTTTAGAATTTGAATTTGGTGCTAATTGGTCTCCATTTTCTGTAGCTGTTGGTGACTTTTTCGGCACAATTTTAGGCTTTGAAGGCACAATGGCATTCATGCTAGAAGCAGCCTTTTTAGGCATCATGATTTCTGGTTGGAATCGTGTACCTAGTTGGTTACATTTGCTATCAACAATCATGGTTTTTGTTGGTGCAAGTCTATCTTCTTTTTGGATTATTGTC
It contains:
- a CDS encoding FeoC-like transcriptional regulator; its protein translation is MILSELQQFLTQHKKASLADMQLHFRMDGDALRGMLSKLIRKGRVRKMEDGKKCGGCHSCEPEAIEFYEWVVVHT
- the hypB gene encoding hydrogenase nickel incorporation protein HypB, yielding MCVTCGCSDDAEVKIINTETNEVAIISSQDEHHYHTHTSPKDTAIAHSHNHDSHHVHTHTLPDGTVVTHSHSHNSISEASQIHAQVHSTTISLEQDILAKNNLIAAQNRGWFKGRNIIALNLMSSPGSGKTTLLTRTINDLKHQLSISVIEGDQETINDAKKIKETGCKVVQINTGTGCHLDAAMVERGLQQLNPPLNSVVMIENVGNLVCPALFDLGEQAKVVILSVTEGEDKPIKYPHMFRASEVMILTKIDLLPHVQFDVQRCIEYAQQVNPQIQVFQVSALTGTGLESWYKCLSQRVSN